Proteins found in one Nitrospirota bacterium genomic segment:
- a CDS encoding phosphatase PAP2 family protein translates to MDWDTTFFLTINGLAERSAGADWIMLALGWTTSLAVPGALAFSYWLWLNRREALIGGVTLTVLVVLGDLLGAQLKHLVGRVRPCHVLTGIHQLTGCGGTFSFPSNHALNVATVAAFFQVLYPATGWVTWPVVVLAGFSRVYVGAHYATDVLGGWLIGAALGAGAALWLTRWPAFRPFQSGLTGSGRSLR, encoded by the coding sequence CTGGACTGGGATACGACGTTCTTCCTGACGATCAACGGCTTGGCTGAGCGATCGGCCGGAGCGGACTGGATCATGCTGGCGCTCGGCTGGACCACAAGCCTGGCTGTGCCGGGCGCTCTGGCCTTCAGCTATTGGCTCTGGCTGAATCGCCGGGAGGCGCTGATCGGGGGCGTGACGCTGACCGTGCTGGTCGTGCTCGGGGACCTGCTCGGGGCCCAACTCAAGCATCTGGTCGGTCGCGTCCGGCCTTGCCACGTGCTGACCGGCATCCATCAACTGACCGGCTGTGGCGGGACCTTCAGTTTTCCTTCCAACCACGCGCTCAACGTCGCCACCGTCGCCGCGTTCTTCCAAGTCCTGTATCCGGCAACCGGGTGGGTGACCTGGCCGGTCGTGGTCCTGGCCGGGTTCTCGCGGGTCTACGTCGGAGCCCACTACGCGACTGACGTGCTGGGCGGCTGGCTCATCGGGGCCGCGCTGGGAGCGGGGGCGGCGCTCTGGCTGACCCGCTGGCCGGCCTTCCGACCGTTCCAGTCCGGGCTAACAGGATCGGGCCGGTCTCTACGGTAA
- a CDS encoding class I SAM-dependent methyltransferase — translation MSRRLPGRIAGPPLILAIGLLLTAAVGGPISVATAQHGQGHEGQGRHRNPSDLKAYLEHLDRAERDKDQKPSQVIKALALRPGMAVADLGSGSGYFTRRFVEAVTETGKVYAIDVEPEMLAYVKDSLVHLHVPYSAEFVLARPDDPKLPAESVDLVFLCNVYHHLDRRPAYFANVKAALRKGGRVAILDFYHDERSGDVGFPKQHLVPRETVVREMGQAGYRLVREHAFLPRQYFLEFELLP, via the coding sequence CTGACGGCCGCGGTCGGCGGACCCATCTCCGTCGCCACCGCGCAGCACGGCCAGGGGCACGAGGGTCAGGGGCGTCATCGCAACCCTTCAGACCTCAAGGCCTACCTGGAGCACCTCGACCGTGCGGAGCGGGACAAGGACCAGAAGCCGTCCCAGGTCATCAAGGCGCTGGCGCTCAGGCCGGGGATGGCCGTGGCCGACCTGGGGTCCGGCTCCGGCTACTTCACCCGCCGGTTCGTGGAGGCCGTGACCGAGACCGGCAAGGTCTATGCGATCGACGTCGAGCCGGAGATGCTCGCCTACGTCAAGGACAGTCTTGTCCACCTGCACGTCCCCTACTCGGCCGAGTTCGTCCTGGCCCGGCCGGACGACCCGAAGCTGCCGGCCGAGTCCGTGGACCTGGTCTTCCTCTGCAACGTCTATCACCACCTGGACCGCCGGCCGGCTTATTTCGCCAACGTCAAAGCTGCGCTCAGGAAGGGCGGGAGAGTCGCGATCCTCGACTTCTACCATGACGAACGGTCGGGCGACGTGGGCTTTCCCAAACAGCACTTGGTGCCGCGGGAGACCGTGGTTCGGGAGATGGGCCAGGCCGGCTACCGTCTGGTCCGCGAGCACGCCTTCCTGCCCCGCCAATATTTCCTGGAATTCGAGCTGTTACCGTAG